The window CGAGGAGGCGATCAGCGGGATGGCCTCGACGGTGCCGGTGACGTCGCGCAGCGCGTAGAGCTTCTTGTCCGCCGGGGCCAGCCCGTCGCCCGCCGCGCAGATGACCGCGCCGGTGGTGTCCAGGACGTGCAGCATCTCCTCGTTGGACAGCAGCGCGCGCCAGCCGGGGATGGACTCCAGCTTGTCGAGGGTGCCGCCGGTGTGGCCGAGCCCGCGGCCCGACAGCTGCGGAACGGCCGCGCCGCACGCGGCGACGAGCGGGGCCAGGGGGAGGGTGATCTTGTCGCCGACGCCGCCGGTGGAGTGCTTGTCGGCGGTCGGGCGGGAGAGGGAGTCGAAGTTCATCCGCTCGCCGGAGGCGATCATCGCCGCGGTCCAGCGGGCGATCTCGGTGCGGTTCATGCCGTTCAGCAGGATGGCCATCGCCAGCGCCGACATCTGCTCGTCGGCGACGACACCGCGCGTGTACGCGTCGATGACCCAGTCGATCTGCTCGGGGCTCAGCTCACCGCGGTCCCGCTTGGTCCGGATGACGGAGATGACGTCCATGAGGTGCTTCCTTCTACGCGCATAGAGAGAGGGAGGAGAGGGGTTCGGGGAACGGAAGGACGACGGCCCTCCGCCCGGCAGGGGGCGAAGGGCCGTCGGCACGGCTATCTCAGGTGGTCGGGCCCGAAGGCCTGGGGCAGCATCTCCGCCAGCGGGAGGATCCCCTTCGGGGTCTCCACCAGCAGGTCCGGTCCGCCGAACTCGAAGAGCAGCTGGCGGCAGCGGCCGCACGGGACGAGGATCTCGCCCCGGCCGTCGACGCACGTGAAGTGCGTGAGGCGGCCGCCGCCCGTGGCCTGGAGGGAGGACACCAGACCGCACTCGGCGCACAGGCTGAGTCCGTAGCTCGCGTTCTCCACGTTGCAGCCGACGACCGTGCGGCCGTCGTCGACAAGGGCGGCGACCCCGACGGAGAAGCCCGAGTACGGGGCGTACGCCCGGGACATCGCGTCCCGGGCGGCCGTCCGCAGGGCTTCCCAGTCCACGGCGTGGGCCGGGGTCACTTGCCCTGGCCCTTGCGGTACGGCATGCCGTCCGCCTTCGGCATCCGCAGGCGCTGCGCCGACAGGGCGAGCACGAGCAGCGTGGTCAGGTACGGGGCCGC of the Streptomyces sp. NBC_01294 genome contains:
- a CDS encoding cytidine deaminase, whose protein sequence is MTPAHAVDWEALRTAARDAMSRAYAPYSGFSVGVAALVDDGRTVVGCNVENASYGLSLCAECGLVSSLQATGGGRLTHFTCVDGRGEILVPCGRCRQLLFEFGGPDLLVETPKGILPLAEMLPQAFGPDHLR